One Streptomyces sp. L2 genomic window carries:
- a CDS encoding tyrosine-type recombinase/integrase, with protein sequence MLTYDVDIWSIRKRAGRPKPWELRWRVGERPHSRSFKLKPQADGRRAELMAALRDHQQFDEETGLPAAELMARSSPSWFDHATEYVLMKWPRAAAKHRASIAESLAVVTPVLVTTKRGVPRAKVLRAALYQWAFRAARNPEGVWVPRHMAEEPPSEICAALEWIAAHSRKVKELEDPALLRPALEALSLRLDGSKAAENTVRRKRMVLSNVLRYTVEEKGLLTANPLPRVDWTPPESDDEIDFRYVPGPDVARALLGAVRDSGPRGEHLHAFFGCLYYAAMRPGEIVALKASDCTLPPNSPDNVKEWGELLLGESRPEVGGGWTDDGTSYETRGLKRRKRGATRAVPIPPVLVHLLREHIARYGTADDGRLFRAARGGRVPSTEYCDVWEKARKAALSPRETESALAAVPYSLRHAGVSLWIKSGVDPAEVAARAGHSIAVLYRFYAKILKGGQQHSNNLIARALDGEDQP encoded by the coding sequence ATGCTCACGTACGACGTAGATATCTGGTCCATCCGCAAGCGCGCCGGCCGCCCAAAGCCGTGGGAACTCCGATGGCGGGTGGGTGAACGCCCCCACTCCCGCAGTTTCAAGCTCAAGCCTCAAGCGGATGGCCGCCGGGCGGAGTTGATGGCCGCTCTCCGCGACCATCAGCAGTTCGACGAGGAGACCGGTCTTCCCGCGGCTGAGTTGATGGCTCGCTCATCTCCCTCGTGGTTCGACCACGCGACGGAGTACGTGCTCATGAAATGGCCGCGTGCCGCCGCCAAGCACCGGGCGAGCATCGCGGAATCGCTCGCCGTCGTCACCCCCGTACTCGTCACCACCAAGCGCGGGGTGCCCCGTGCCAAAGTGCTGCGTGCCGCGCTGTACCAGTGGGCATTCCGTGCCGCTCGTAACCCGGAAGGCGTGTGGGTGCCTCGCCACATGGCAGAGGAGCCGCCGAGCGAGATCTGCGCCGCGCTGGAGTGGATTGCCGCCCACTCACGCAAGGTCAAGGAACTGGAAGACCCCGCACTCCTACGTCCTGCCCTCGAAGCGCTCTCCCTCAGGTTGGACGGGAGCAAGGCCGCAGAGAACACGGTCCGTCGTAAGCGCATGGTGCTGAGCAACGTGCTGCGCTACACGGTGGAGGAGAAAGGCCTTCTCACGGCGAACCCGCTGCCGCGTGTGGACTGGACACCGCCCGAGAGCGACGACGAAATCGACTTCCGGTACGTGCCGGGCCCGGACGTGGCCCGCGCCCTGCTCGGGGCAGTGCGCGACTCCGGGCCGCGCGGCGAGCACCTTCACGCGTTCTTCGGATGCCTGTACTACGCGGCCATGCGACCCGGCGAGATCGTCGCTCTCAAGGCATCAGACTGCACCTTGCCGCCGAACTCGCCGGACAACGTCAAGGAGTGGGGAGAGCTGCTGCTCGGAGAGAGTCGCCCGGAGGTGGGTGGAGGCTGGACGGACGACGGTACGTCGTACGAGACGCGCGGTCTGAAGCGTCGGAAGCGGGGGGCAACGCGCGCCGTCCCCATCCCTCCCGTCCTGGTGCATCTACTCCGTGAGCACATCGCCCGGTATGGCACTGCCGACGACGGCCGGCTGTTCCGGGCAGCGCGGGGAGGGCGGGTGCCGTCCACTGAGTACTGCGACGTGTGGGAGAAAGCGCGCAAAGCCGCTCTCTCGCCGCGCGAGACGGAATCCGCCCTCGCCGCAGTCCCCTACTCCCTGCGGCACGCGGGCGTCTCCCTATGGATCAAATCGGGGGTGGACCCCGCTGAAGTCGCCGCCCGGGCCGGCCACAGCATCG
- a CDS encoding helix-turn-helix domain-containing protein gives MAGTKMLKLPEVLEEIEMSRAAFYRMRARGQAPRLIKLPNGQLRCRRSDLDAWWKRCEQTAA, from the coding sequence TTGGCCGGCACCAAGATGCTCAAGCTCCCCGAAGTCCTCGAAGAGATCGAGATGAGCCGCGCCGCCTTCTACCGGATGCGCGCACGCGGCCAGGCCCCGCGCCTGATCAAACTCCCCAACGGACAGCTCCGCTGCCGCCGCAGCGACCTGGACGCCTGGTGGAAGCGGTGTGAGCAAACCGCCGCGTAA
- a CDS encoding DUF3631 domain-containing protein has product MTPTIDGAALLNEVEAFHRRFNVFPTEAAYVAVTLWDAHAHLIECFETTPRIAFLSPEPGSGKSRALEIVELLTPRPVTTVSASANALYRLVDSAAGLPTVLFDEVDTIFGPKAGADEALRGFLNAGYRRTAGALRCVGEGSNQNAQIFNSYCAVAMAGLGSLPDTVLTRSVIIRMRKRAPNEKAEPYRQRKHEVQGHAVRDRLAKWADVVRDQVAGAWPEMPEGVTDRPADVWEPLLAVADAAGGHWPARARAACLELISAAHDNDEASLGVRLLTDLRDKVFCGEDRMPTAAILECLLAMDDAPWGDLDDKPINSRTLARMLGQYVTPNNKPIKPRGIRTPSGFPKGYYAEDLTDAWTRYCPPSPGESATSATSATPQVSGGESVADTATVVRHASEESATQPTLAG; this is encoded by the coding sequence ATGACCCCCACCATCGACGGAGCCGCACTGCTCAACGAGGTGGAAGCCTTCCACCGGCGCTTCAACGTCTTCCCCACCGAAGCGGCCTACGTCGCCGTGACGCTGTGGGACGCGCACGCGCACCTGATCGAGTGCTTCGAGACCACACCCCGGATCGCGTTCCTGTCCCCGGAGCCGGGGTCGGGCAAGTCCCGGGCGCTGGAGATCGTGGAACTCCTCACCCCCCGCCCGGTCACCACGGTGTCCGCGTCGGCGAACGCCCTGTACCGGCTGGTCGACTCCGCCGCCGGACTCCCGACGGTGCTGTTCGATGAGGTGGACACCATCTTCGGACCCAAGGCAGGGGCAGATGAGGCCCTGCGCGGCTTCCTGAACGCCGGATACCGGCGCACGGCCGGCGCCCTGCGGTGTGTGGGTGAGGGCTCCAACCAGAACGCGCAGATCTTCAACTCCTACTGCGCCGTGGCCATGGCGGGACTCGGCTCCCTGCCGGACACCGTTCTGACCCGCTCGGTCATCATCCGCATGCGCAAGCGCGCCCCCAACGAGAAGGCGGAACCGTACCGTCAGCGCAAGCACGAGGTGCAGGGGCACGCCGTGCGCGACCGCCTCGCCAAGTGGGCTGACGTCGTCCGCGACCAGGTGGCGGGCGCGTGGCCCGAGATGCCCGAGGGTGTCACCGACCGGCCGGCGGACGTATGGGAACCCCTGCTCGCCGTCGCCGACGCGGCCGGCGGTCACTGGCCCGCACGGGCCCGTGCCGCCTGCCTTGAACTGATCAGTGCCGCCCACGACAACGACGAAGCATCCCTCGGGGTCCGGCTGCTGACCGACCTGCGCGACAAGGTGTTCTGCGGCGAGGACCGCATGCCCACCGCCGCGATCCTCGAATGCCTGCTCGCCATGGACGACGCGCCATGGGGCGACCTGGACGACAAGCCGATCAACTCCCGCACCCTCGCCCGGATGCTCGGTCAGTACGTCACCCCGAACAACAAGCCGATCAAACCGCGCGGCATCCGCACGCCCTCCGGGTTCCCCAAGGGCTACTACGCGGAAGACCTCACCGACGCCTGGACGCGGTACTGCCCTCCCTCCCCCGGAGAATCCGCCACGTCCGCCACGTCCGCCACACCGCAGGTCAGCGGGGGTGAATCCGTGGCGGATACCGCCACCGTCGTCCGCCACGCGTCCGAGGAATCCGCCACGCAACCCACCCTCGCCGGCTGA
- a CDS encoding bifunctional DNA primase/polymerase: MNEDLMRAALEAAERGWHVFPLRPGSKPPALHGEKNCTRSGECANGHVKWEQRATIDSARIRAAWSRAPFNVGIATGPSGLVVVDLDTPEHKGSSDAPDGAATFEALCERAGHAVPDTYRVRTASGGTHLYFTAPTGLKLGNTAGTVAESVDTRAWGGYVVAAGSTTPAGRYEALCGSVAAPLPSWLQTILQPAPVRPAAPLRLPAVDGSRAALAALEAECTVVAAAPEGERNTTLNRSAFKVGRFVAWGDLPRHVAEDAFQGIGEAAGLTAAECRTTVRSALDSSIRKARPREVA, encoded by the coding sequence ATGAACGAGGACCTGATGCGGGCCGCCCTGGAGGCCGCCGAGCGTGGCTGGCACGTCTTCCCCCTCCGCCCCGGCAGCAAGCCGCCCGCCCTGCACGGCGAGAAGAACTGCACCCGCAGCGGCGAGTGCGCGAACGGACACGTGAAGTGGGAACAGCGCGCCACCATCGACTCCGCCCGCATCCGCGCCGCGTGGTCGCGTGCGCCGTTCAACGTCGGTATCGCCACCGGCCCGTCCGGGCTGGTCGTGGTCGACCTGGACACGCCAGAGCACAAGGGCAGTTCGGACGCGCCTGACGGCGCGGCAACCTTTGAGGCGCTCTGCGAGCGCGCCGGCCACGCCGTCCCCGACACCTACCGGGTGCGGACCGCGAGCGGTGGAACACACCTGTACTTCACCGCCCCCACCGGCCTGAAGCTCGGCAACACGGCCGGGACCGTGGCCGAGTCGGTCGACACCCGGGCATGGGGCGGATACGTGGTCGCCGCCGGCAGCACCACCCCCGCCGGACGGTACGAGGCTCTGTGCGGCTCTGTGGCCGCCCCTCTGCCGTCGTGGCTGCAAACCATCCTGCAACCCGCCCCCGTCCGCCCTGCGGCCCCGCTGAGGCTCCCTGCGGTCGACGGCAGCCGCGCCGCACTGGCCGCACTGGAAGCCGAGTGCACGGTCGTGGCCGCAGCGCCGGAAGGCGAGCGGAACACCACGCTGAACCGGAGCGCGTTCAAGGTGGGGCGGTTCGTCGCGTGGGGCGACCTCCCCCGGCACGTGGCAGAGGACGCCTTCCAAGGGATCGGCGAGGCGGCAGGACTCACCGCTGCCGAGTGCCGCACCACCGTGCGCAGCGCTCTGGACAGCTCCATCCGTAAAGCCCGGCCCCGGGAGGTGGCATGA
- a CDS encoding class I SAM-dependent methyltransferase has protein sequence MTQPTPIRRVPDAFRPVRVLDAFCCIGGATEGYKRLGWHVTGIDITAQPDYRGDDFRQGDAVAFILAHGQEFDFIHASPPCQGEGAPTKGTNAARNAAIGRTYPRLITPTRAALEATGRPYVIENVAGSEVRKDIRLCGEMFSLAVLMHRYFELGRWSTVQPAHPRHRGRVRGWRHGAYHHGPYVAAYGKGGGKATTEEIRHAKGIDWSTDHLRLREALPPAYTEWIGRAFLTDRLTVGLGAAA, from the coding sequence ATGACCCAACCCACCCCGATCCGGCGAGTGCCGGACGCGTTCCGGCCCGTGCGGGTCCTGGACGCGTTCTGCTGCATCGGCGGAGCCACCGAGGGCTACAAGCGACTCGGCTGGCACGTCACCGGCATCGACATCACCGCGCAACCGGACTACCGGGGCGACGACTTCCGCCAGGGCGACGCGGTCGCATTCATCCTGGCCCATGGCCAGGAGTTCGACTTCATCCACGCCTCGCCGCCGTGTCAGGGCGAGGGCGCCCCGACCAAGGGCACCAACGCCGCCCGCAACGCCGCGATCGGCCGGACCTACCCCCGCCTGATCACCCCCACCCGGGCCGCGCTGGAGGCGACGGGGCGGCCGTACGTGATCGAGAACGTGGCCGGCTCCGAGGTCCGCAAGGACATCCGCCTGTGCGGGGAGATGTTCTCGCTCGCGGTGCTCATGCACCGCTACTTCGAACTCGGCCGCTGGTCGACCGTGCAACCGGCCCACCCCCGACACCGGGGCAGGGTGCGCGGCTGGCGCCACGGCGCCTACCACCACGGCCCCTACGTCGCCGCCTACGGCAAGGGCGGCGGCAAGGCCACCACCGAAGAGATCCGCCACGCGAAGGGCATCGACTGGTCCACCGACCACCTCCGCCTGCGCGAGGCGCTGCCGCCCGCCTACACCGAGTGGATCGGCCGGGCCTTCCTCACCGACCGGCTCACCGTGGGTCTGGGGGCGGCCGCATGA
- a CDS encoding cell division protein FtsK: MADSTMGPHLRPVPDPDDAPAAPVAVDNPALPDPKVRIEKRKPVLAGWLTNKRDFTATAKHAAANAGYSALFHGVRLPVYAGRLTLMAPRGACRFVAATNRWVWDREAAPLREFAVRTEDVEEYMRLARLRAGRIRLRGLVTLVAAVFGGGFALYLYVLAPAFLYAFATGGVMLLGLGGQQPDAPVVGPAVLKTEVQKLTGSIVLRGLDSIGNAKVTAAIKKGGDMNGLRFVSEIVRDGPGYRADLDLPYGVTPDDIMKERESLASGLRRKTGCVWPSPDPEQHEGRLVLWVGDKPMNETTKPAWPLAKTGTVDLFRPVVFGNDQRMRDVAVTLMFASVVVGSIPRMGKTFLMRLFLLIAALDPRAEVHAFDFKGTGDFGALEPVCHRYRAGEEDDDIAYVVETLRELKEELRRRAKVIKSLPRSRCPESKVTPELAADKKLGLHPIVVGFDECQVPFEHEEHGKEIEAICTDLVKRGPALGIVAMFGTQRPDAKSLPTGISANAVLRFCLKVMGQPANDMVLGTSMYKSGYRATMFSRSDRGICWMAGEGDDPRIVASAFVDAVAAERIVARARQAREAYGNVTGHAIGKGPENTGSGSDILADVLDVIADDEKAVWCERIATRLAAAHPETYTGWQGENVTAALKPWGIKPGQVWGQTDDGEGANRRGIKRADITAAITRRNADRAAA, encoded by the coding sequence ATGGCTGACAGCACCATGGGCCCGCACCTGCGGCCCGTACCAGACCCCGACGACGCGCCGGCCGCCCCCGTCGCGGTCGACAACCCCGCCCTCCCCGACCCGAAGGTGCGCATCGAGAAGCGCAAGCCCGTCCTGGCCGGATGGCTGACCAACAAGCGCGACTTCACCGCCACGGCCAAGCACGCCGCCGCGAACGCCGGGTACTCCGCCCTCTTCCACGGCGTCCGCCTGCCGGTTTACGCCGGGCGACTCACCCTCATGGCCCCCCGGGGCGCGTGCCGGTTCGTCGCCGCAACCAACCGGTGGGTGTGGGACCGCGAAGCCGCCCCGCTCCGTGAGTTCGCCGTACGCACTGAGGACGTCGAGGAGTACATGCGCCTCGCCCGCCTCCGCGCCGGCCGCATCCGCCTGCGCGGCCTGGTCACCCTCGTGGCGGCCGTGTTCGGGGGCGGGTTCGCCCTCTACCTGTACGTCCTCGCCCCCGCCTTCCTCTACGCGTTCGCCACCGGCGGAGTGATGTTGCTCGGTCTCGGTGGTCAGCAGCCCGACGCCCCCGTCGTCGGCCCCGCCGTCCTCAAGACCGAGGTGCAGAAGCTCACCGGGTCCATCGTCCTGCGCGGACTCGACAGCATTGGGAACGCCAAGGTCACCGCCGCGATCAAGAAGGGCGGCGACATGAACGGCCTGCGGTTCGTCTCGGAGATCGTGCGGGACGGGCCCGGCTACCGCGCCGACCTCGACCTCCCCTACGGCGTGACGCCCGACGACATCATGAAGGAGCGCGAATCCCTGGCCTCCGGTCTCCGACGCAAGACCGGCTGTGTGTGGCCCTCCCCCGACCCTGAGCAACACGAAGGGCGGTTGGTGCTGTGGGTGGGCGACAAGCCGATGAACGAGACCACCAAACCCGCTTGGCCGCTCGCCAAGACCGGCACCGTCGACCTGTTCCGGCCCGTCGTGTTCGGCAACGACCAGCGCATGCGGGACGTCGCCGTCACCCTCATGTTCGCGTCCGTCGTCGTCGGGTCGATTCCGCGTATGGGCAAGACGTTCCTGATGCGGTTGTTCCTGCTCATCGCCGCTCTCGACCCGCGCGCAGAGGTGCACGCGTTCGACTTCAAGGGCACCGGCGACTTCGGCGCCCTGGAACCGGTCTGCCACCGCTACCGCGCCGGCGAGGAAGACGACGACATCGCCTACGTCGTGGAGACGCTGCGGGAGCTGAAAGAGGAACTGCGCCGGCGGGCGAAGGTCATCAAGTCCCTGCCGCGCTCGCGGTGTCCGGAGTCGAAGGTCACCCCGGAACTCGCCGCCGACAAGAAACTCGGGCTGCACCCGATCGTGGTCGGGTTCGACGAGTGCCAGGTGCCCTTCGAGCACGAGGAACACGGCAAGGAGATCGAGGCCATCTGCACCGACCTGGTCAAACGCGGCCCCGCCCTCGGGATCGTGGCCATGTTCGGCACCCAGCGCCCCGACGCCAAATCCCTGCCCACCGGCATCAGCGCCAACGCCGTCCTCCGCTTCTGCCTCAAGGTCATGGGCCAGCCCGCCAACGACATGGTCCTCGGTACGTCGATGTACAAGTCGGGCTACCGCGCCACGATGTTCTCCCGCTCGGACCGGGGGATTTGCTGGATGGCAGGTGAGGGGGACGACCCGCGCATCGTCGCCTCCGCGTTCGTGGACGCGGTCGCCGCCGAACGCATCGTCGCCCGCGCCCGCCAGGCCCGCGAGGCCTACGGCAACGTCACCGGCCACGCCATCGGCAAAGGCCCCGAGAACACGGGCAGTGGCTCCGACATCCTCGCCGACGTCCTGGACGTCATCGCCGACGACGAGAAGGCCGTGTGGTGCGAGCGCATCGCGACCCGGCTCGCCGCCGCCCACCCGGAGACCTACACCGGCTGGCAGGGCGAGAACGTCACCGCCGCGCTCAAGCCGTGGGGCATCAAGCCGGGCCAGGTGTGGGGGCAGACCGACGACGGCGAGGGCGCCAACCGGCGCGGCATCAAACGCGCCGACATCACCGCCGCGATTACACGCCGTAACGCCGACCGGGCCGCCGCCTGA
- a CDS encoding DUF6257 family protein, producing the protein MSKQPRLTAGEKTQIAWYVARMYKRGLADDRQYGGRVDQRDLQRKVDRVLEQARKREERAGKRK; encoded by the coding sequence ATGAGCAAGCAGCCTCGCCTGACCGCTGGTGAGAAGACGCAGATCGCTTGGTACGTCGCCCGCATGTACAAGCGCGGCCTGGCTGACGACCGCCAGTACGGCGGCCGGGTCGACCAGCGCGACCTGCAGCGCAAGGTCGACCGCGTTCTGGAGCAGGCGCGCAAGCGCGAAGAGCGCGCCGGCAAGCGCAAGTAG
- a CDS encoding DUF6251 family protein, with translation MESLPDVPRVVQLPDGTYTYTNHLPTPPAQFSGPQVIHQHVHQAPPDRTVQRVALGAGMGAGTVAAGVYFGPLLVGVLTAMAANLALLALIAVVCAWGVVTVVRSVGGEDGKRAASTLRRSRGRR, from the coding sequence ATGGAATCGCTGCCTGACGTGCCCCGGGTCGTGCAGCTCCCCGACGGCACCTACACCTACACCAACCACCTCCCCACCCCGCCCGCGCAGTTCAGCGGGCCGCAGGTCATCCACCAGCACGTGCATCAGGCGCCGCCGGACCGCACCGTTCAGCGCGTCGCCCTGGGAGCCGGGATGGGTGCCGGCACCGTCGCGGCCGGCGTGTACTTCGGCCCGCTCCTGGTCGGTGTCCTCACCGCCATGGCCGCCAATCTCGCCCTGCTGGCGCTGATTGCGGTGGTGTGTGCGTGGGGTGTCGTCACTGTCGTCCGCTCGGTGGGCGGCGAGGACGGCAAGCGGGCCGCGAGCACCCTGCGTCGTTCCCGCGGCCGTCGCTGA
- a CDS encoding RRQRL motif-containing zinc-binding protein: MTPATLPVFRWRLAPDGLATRRQLRAQGLRPGGQDVAAQLERPRRRGRPPLVAYLYRVDLAAPVRPMTPGRWAALAKANRARRLCPECRRDAGYVIPAALGMCVPCAYPEGIADGIAA; encoded by the coding sequence GTGACGCCCGCAACTCTGCCGGTCTTCCGGTGGCGGCTCGCCCCGGACGGTCTGGCCACCCGCCGTCAGCTCCGAGCACAGGGGTTGCGGCCGGGTGGTCAGGACGTGGCCGCTCAGTTGGAACGCCCCCGCCGGCGCGGCCGGCCGCCGCTGGTCGCCTACCTCTACCGCGTCGACCTTGCCGCGCCGGTCCGGCCGATGACGCCGGGCCGGTGGGCGGCGCTCGCCAAGGCGAACCGTGCCCGCCGTCTCTGCCCCGAGTGCCGGCGGGACGCCGGATACGTCATCCCCGCCGCGCTCGGCATGTGTGTGCCGTGCGCCTACCCCGAAGGAATCGCAGATGGAATCGCTGCCTGA
- a CDS encoding DUF2637 domain-containing protein — protein MNAVHIRSAERALSAGTWLIVSGAMLYSILTVTPLAAAHTPAKWAWTAPILPLVVDAAVVIVVRLDAVLARLGGHGGRWPVVLRWMTGCMTLALNVADSALKDDLVGVAVHAVAPLLLIVTAETGLAYRRAITAAVARLEAEQRAEREARERAAAERREAAERRAREEREHAAMLAREQREHEARLAREQTEREEAARRQEQAEREARERREREREQQQRERERIEREAAQRRERERLEREAEARRQQQEQAERERRERAEHEERAARERAALLSGGPAVEKVAEDRAHAIVAAAFAEGLAVRAAAELCGWSVGWVSARYAELRGPVNGTHVDLAGAGR, from the coding sequence GTGAACGCTGTTCATATCCGTTCAGCGGAGCGCGCCCTGTCGGCCGGTACGTGGCTGATCGTGTCGGGTGCGATGCTGTACTCGATCCTCACCGTCACCCCGCTCGCTGCCGCTCATACGCCGGCGAAGTGGGCGTGGACGGCGCCGATCCTGCCGTTGGTCGTGGACGCTGCGGTGGTCATCGTCGTCCGCCTGGACGCGGTGCTGGCCCGGCTAGGCGGGCACGGTGGGCGGTGGCCGGTCGTGCTGCGGTGGATGACCGGCTGCATGACGCTGGCCCTGAACGTCGCCGACTCCGCGCTGAAGGACGACCTGGTCGGCGTGGCCGTGCACGCCGTTGCCCCGCTCCTGCTGATCGTGACCGCCGAGACGGGGCTCGCCTACCGGCGCGCCATTACGGCCGCCGTAGCGCGGTTGGAGGCCGAGCAGCGTGCCGAGCGCGAAGCGCGCGAGCGGGCCGCCGCTGAGCGCCGTGAGGCGGCGGAGCGGCGGGCCCGTGAGGAACGCGAGCACGCCGCCATGCTGGCCCGTGAACAGCGTGAACACGAGGCGCGTCTCGCCCGTGAGCAGACCGAACGTGAGGAAGCCGCCCGCCGCCAGGAGCAGGCCGAGCGCGAGGCCCGTGAACGCCGTGAACGCGAGCGTGAACAGCAGCAGCGCGAGCGTGAACGCATCGAGCGTGAGGCCGCTCAACGTCGCGAGCGGGAGCGGCTGGAGCGCGAGGCTGAAGCACGCCGGCAGCAGCAGGAGCAGGCCGAGCGTGAACGCCGTGAACGCGCCGAGCATGAGGAGCGGGCGGCGCGTGAACGGGCCGCGCTGCTGTCCGGCGGCCCGGCTGTGGAGAAGGTTGCGGAGGACCGGGCGCACGCCATCGTCGCCGCCGCGTTCGCCGAGGGCCTGGCGGTGCGTGCCGCAGCGGAGTTGTGCGGCTGGTCGGTCGGGTGGGTCTCCGCCCGCTACGCCGAACTGCGCGGACCGGTCAACGGCACCCACGTTGACCTTGCCGGTGCGGGCCGGTGA
- a CDS encoding DUF6303 family protein — translation MPKTFTAHMTASFGRWSTYVVRRDLPAPWPERVIGPVEAERVPSFIDRSRALAALGYELVPGAVWEWAEFRADPGDAASPLRLLGIARVRSRSGVVA, via the coding sequence ATGCCGAAGACGTTCACGGCCCACATGACGGCAAGCTTCGGCCGGTGGAGCACGTACGTCGTCCGCCGGGACCTGCCTGCGCCGTGGCCTGAGCGCGTGATCGGTCCAGTGGAGGCAGAGCGGGTGCCCTCGTTCATTGACCGTTCACGGGCGCTTGCCGCGCTGGGCTACGAGCTGGTGCCGGGGGCGGTGTGGGAGTGGGCCGAGTTCCGCGCCGACCCGGGCGATGCCGCCTCGCCGTTGCGGCTGCTGGGCATTGCCCGGGTGCGTTCACGCTCGGGGGTGGTCGCGTGA
- a CDS encoding DUF6284 family protein encodes MEHIVTVQDAVTAFADWAEPTDAELDAIEREMPLILADVDLVDAQIVVLDRTPTELDTQRIRRARRRLLAARRALANRTASASLPGGAA; translated from the coding sequence ATGGAGCACATCGTCACTGTTCAGGACGCTGTTACTGCGTTCGCCGACTGGGCGGAGCCCACGGACGCGGAACTGGATGCGATCGAGCGTGAGATGCCGCTGATCCTGGCGGACGTCGACCTGGTCGACGCGCAGATCGTCGTCCTGGACCGCACGCCGACGGAGCTGGACACCCAGCGCATCCGCCGTGCCCGCCGGCGCCTGCTCGCTGCCCGCCGCGCGCTCGCCAACCGCACCGCCAGCGCGAGCCTGCCGGGGGGTGCGGCGTGA
- a CDS encoding winged helix-turn-helix domain-containing protein, which yields MDSQPKRKPNAREIAARIRDEIAAGTFGPGDRLPGGRAYAKKLGVSLMTVQNAYAQLRDEGLVEGVAGSGTYVRDTAPGEQGPREAAQRLTDLQAEVARVSTELAGLVERVKQLEAAVGPTEGEPGA from the coding sequence GTGGACTCACAGCCGAAGAGGAAGCCCAACGCGCGCGAAATCGCCGCCAGGATCAGAGACGAGATCGCTGCGGGGACGTTCGGCCCTGGGGATCGGCTCCCCGGTGGGCGCGCCTACGCCAAGAAACTTGGCGTCTCCCTGATGACCGTCCAGAACGCCTACGCACAGCTCCGGGACGAGGGGTTGGTTGAAGGCGTCGCAGGGAGCGGTACCTACGTCCGGGATACCGCCCCCGGCGAGCAAGGGCCCCGCGAGGCGGCACAGCGCCTGACCGACCTCCAAGCCGAAGTCGCGCGCGTCTCGACCGAGCTGGCCGGCCTCGTCGAGCGCGTCAAGCAGCTTGAGGCGGCCGTGGGCCCCACTGAGGGTGAGCCCGGCGCCTAG
- a CDS encoding aminotransferase class IV family protein, giving the protein MAELNGKPVTLDQLENLALTNYGHFTSMRMEDGTIRGLSLHLDRLVRDCRIVFGVELDRQKTLEYIRKVADGVTGVAGLRVTVFDPALDMGRPSDAKDPHILVNLRPAGAMPPPPLTAKTFTFTRDNAEVKHIGLHPQLKLRRDAQLAGFDDAVFVEPDGLVSEGGTWNLGFVDHEGTVIWPEAPVLPGTTMLLLQGLDSPKQITAPVRLADVSSMAAAFATNVTIGVRTVSALDDVRFPQDHPVLTALRDAYAGIPGERL; this is encoded by the coding sequence ATGGCCGAACTCAACGGGAAGCCCGTCACCCTAGACCAGCTTGAGAATCTCGCTCTCACGAACTACGGACACTTCACGTCCATGCGGATGGAGGACGGCACGATCCGGGGGCTCTCGCTCCACTTGGACCGGTTGGTGCGTGACTGCCGCATCGTCTTCGGCGTCGAGTTGGACCGGCAGAAGACGCTGGAGTACATCCGCAAGGTAGCCGACGGTGTCACCGGCGTTGCCGGCCTCCGGGTCACCGTCTTTGACCCTGCGCTCGACATGGGACGCCCCAGTGACGCCAAGGATCCGCACATCCTGGTGAACCTGCGGCCTGCCGGCGCCATGCCGCCTCCGCCTCTGACAGCCAAGACTTTCACCTTCACCCGCGACAACGCAGAGGTGAAGCACATTGGCCTTCACCCACAGCTCAAGCTCCGCCGTGACGCTCAGCTCGCTGGATTCGACGACGCCGTGTTCGTCGAACCTGACGGCCTGGTGTCCGAGGGTGGTACGTGGAACCTCGGCTTCGTCGACCACGAGGGCACGGTCATCTGGCCTGAGGCTCCGGTGCTCCCCGGCACCACGATGCTGCTGCTCCAGGGCCTTGATTCGCCCAAGCAGATCACTGCTCCCGTACGGCTCGCTGATGTCTCCAGCATGGCGGCGGCATTCGCCACCAACGTGACGATCGGCGTCCGTACCGTGAGCGCGCTCGATGACGTGCGGTTCCCGCAAGACCATCCGGTGCTCACTGCACTGCGTGATGCCTACGCAGGCATTCCCGGAGAGCGTCTGTAG